From the genome of Geothrix sp. 21YS21S-4, one region includes:
- the dinB gene encoding DNA polymerase IV encodes MSSNGPVEDRLRRIAHLDMDAYFASVELLRYPELRGRPLVIGGRRQAMASGEFQRLSGYAGRGVVTTATYEARVFGVRSGMGLMKAAALAPDAILLPGDYETYSRVSRAFKAAVAEVAPCIEDRGIDEIYVDLTDVPGETRDLAQRLKDAVRRATGLSCSIGVTPNKLLSKLASELQKPDGLTILGFEDIPSQIWPLPCAAINGIGPKASVKLEGFRIRTIGELAEADPDFLIEHFGRSYGAWLHEAAHGRDDRPLALSREPKSISRETTFERDLHPRQDREELTRILLALCERLAQDLARKGYLARSVGIKLRYEDFSTVTRDHSLSAPIADAASLRDAARDSLKRVPLDRKLRLLGIRAGSLVKEADWQAPPAQPDRVSEPGLFDRPVS; translated from the coding sequence ATGAGTTCAAACGGACCTGTCGAGGACCGGCTCCGCCGCATCGCCCACCTGGACATGGACGCCTACTTCGCGTCCGTGGAGTTGCTGCGCTATCCGGAACTGAGGGGTCGGCCTCTCGTGATTGGAGGGCGCCGCCAGGCGATGGCGTCCGGGGAATTTCAGCGCCTCAGCGGCTACGCGGGCCGGGGCGTGGTCACGACGGCGACCTACGAGGCGCGGGTGTTCGGGGTGCGGTCGGGGATGGGGTTGATGAAGGCAGCGGCGCTGGCTCCGGATGCGATCCTGCTGCCGGGGGACTACGAGACCTACAGCCGGGTTTCCCGCGCGTTCAAGGCGGCGGTGGCGGAGGTGGCTCCCTGCATCGAGGATCGGGGCATCGACGAGATCTATGTCGACCTGACCGACGTGCCGGGCGAGACGCGGGATCTTGCCCAGCGGCTCAAGGACGCGGTGCGGCGGGCCACGGGGCTCTCCTGTTCCATCGGGGTGACGCCCAACAAGCTGCTGTCCAAGCTCGCGTCGGAGCTCCAGAAGCCGGACGGGCTGACGATCCTGGGTTTCGAGGACATTCCCTCGCAAATCTGGCCGCTGCCGTGCGCGGCGATCAACGGCATCGGGCCGAAGGCCTCCGTCAAGTTGGAGGGCTTCCGGATCCGCACCATCGGCGAACTGGCCGAGGCTGATCCCGACTTCCTCATCGAGCACTTCGGCCGCAGCTACGGCGCCTGGCTCCACGAGGCCGCCCACGGCAGGGACGACCGCCCCCTGGCCCTCTCCCGGGAACCCAAATCCATCAGCCGGGAGACGACCTTCGAGCGCGATCTGCACCCCCGGCAGGATCGCGAGGAGCTGACCCGCATCCTCCTCGCCCTCTGCGAGCGCCTGGCCCAGGATCTCGCCCGCAAGGGCTACCTGGCCCGAAGCGTGGGCATCAAGCTGCGCTATGAGGATTTCTCCACCGTGACGCGGGACCATTCGCTCTCGGCACCCATCGCCGATGCGGCGTCCCTCCGCGATGCCGCGCGCGACAGCCTGAAGCGCGTTCCGCTGGACCGGAAGCTGCGCCTCCTGGGCATCCGCGCAGGGTCCCTCGTGAAGGAAGCGGACTGGCAAGCGCCTCCGGCGCAACCCGACCGGGTGTCCGAACCGGGTCTCTTCGACAGGCCGGTCTCCTGA
- a CDS encoding ATP-dependent Clp protease ATP-binding subunit: protein MTRKGYPATPEGCPVFEKFTEKARRVMFFARYEASQFGAESIQSGHLLLGLLRESEKTSTQLLERMGVHVSALRERLVAALTPKDRKITPSSTSIDIPMEEEVKRILQHATAESGKLNHKHVGAEHLLLGMLKEEGCLAGRLLKESGADLIAAKEILLESSKEEKIAKKKKEHPLLSEFARNLSEMAERGIFDNLIGRDQEVERIIQILSRRRKNNPILLGEAGVGKTAIVEGLAQKIHEGLVPPSLADKRIYALDLSLVVAGTKYRGQFEERLKSIIAEASKDPSVVLFIDEIHSLIGTGAAEGSLDAANILKPALSRGEIQCIGATTHKEYAKYIDKDRSLVRRFQPVTVNPPDESESLRIIEGIRSRYELFHRVRYTPKTMEAAVYLSNRYITDRFLPDKAIDLLDEAGARVKLRMGPGGASAEGQTQEEELHRVINEMNEAVLSRDFEKAVLLRQKELQLRDEIQKDRTELTDEDYARFPEVGEQDIEDVVASWTGIPVKALKGDEKANLVNMEPKLNERVIGQPEAVSAVVRAVRRARTGLKNPNRPMGSFLFLGPTGVGKTELAKTLAAFLFGDPKKMIRFDMSEYMEKHEVSKLLGAPPGYVGYEEGGMLTDRIRRNPYCVLLFDEIEKAHPDLINILLQIFDDGQASDAFGNLVDFKNTIIIMTSNVGSRELLSDKNLGFVEQDGRPDAKTGDAMKVLKRTFPPEFLNRIDEIVVFNRLGDDELRKIVRLLVEDLNITLQKHKLSVTLTDAACDWLVKTTLRDRAYGARPLRRAIQKQVEDPLAELMVGQEMMPSGAVNFELVDGKLVPTLSDSGDVAPGQETHLVGAPE from the coding sequence ATGACCCGTAAGGGTTATCCCGCTACCCCGGAAGGGTGTCCCGTGTTCGAGAAGTTCACCGAAAAAGCCCGCCGTGTGATGTTCTTCGCCCGCTACGAGGCGAGCCAGTTCGGTGCGGAAAGCATCCAGAGCGGCCACCTCCTGCTGGGGCTTCTCCGCGAGTCGGAGAAAACCAGCACCCAGTTGCTCGAACGCATGGGCGTGCACGTCAGCGCCCTGCGGGAGCGGCTGGTGGCGGCCCTGACGCCGAAGGACCGGAAGATCACCCCCAGCAGCACCAGCATCGACATCCCCATGGAGGAGGAGGTCAAGCGCATCCTCCAGCACGCCACGGCGGAGAGCGGGAAGCTCAATCACAAGCACGTGGGAGCTGAGCACCTGCTCTTGGGCATGCTGAAGGAAGAGGGCTGCCTGGCGGGCCGCCTCCTGAAGGAATCCGGCGCGGACCTGATCGCGGCCAAGGAGATCCTGCTGGAGAGCAGCAAGGAAGAGAAGATCGCCAAGAAGAAGAAGGAGCACCCCCTCCTGTCGGAGTTCGCCCGCAACCTGTCCGAGATGGCCGAGCGCGGAATCTTCGACAACCTGATCGGCCGCGACCAGGAAGTGGAGCGGATCATCCAGATCCTCAGCCGCCGCCGGAAGAACAACCCGATCCTCCTGGGCGAGGCGGGCGTGGGCAAGACGGCCATCGTGGAGGGCCTGGCCCAGAAGATCCACGAAGGGCTGGTGCCCCCGAGCCTGGCGGACAAGCGGATCTACGCTCTGGACCTCAGCCTGGTGGTGGCGGGCACGAAGTACCGCGGTCAGTTCGAGGAGCGGCTGAAGTCCATCATCGCGGAGGCCAGCAAGGACCCCAGCGTGGTCCTGTTCATCGACGAGATCCACAGCCTCATCGGAACCGGCGCCGCCGAGGGCAGCCTGGACGCCGCCAACATCCTGAAGCCAGCCCTCAGCCGCGGCGAGATCCAGTGCATCGGCGCCACGACGCACAAGGAGTACGCCAAGTACATCGACAAGGACCGCAGCCTGGTGCGCCGCTTCCAGCCGGTGACGGTGAATCCGCCGGACGAGTCGGAGAGCCTCCGCATCATCGAGGGGATCCGCAGCCGCTACGAGCTGTTCCACCGCGTCCGCTACACGCCGAAGACCATGGAGGCGGCGGTCTACCTGTCGAACCGCTACATCACGGACCGCTTCCTGCCCGACAAGGCCATCGACCTTCTGGACGAGGCCGGCGCCCGCGTGAAGCTGCGGATGGGTCCGGGCGGCGCCTCCGCGGAGGGCCAGACCCAGGAAGAGGAACTGCACCGCGTCATCAACGAGATGAACGAGGCCGTCCTCAGCCGCGATTTCGAGAAGGCCGTCCTCCTCCGCCAGAAGGAGCTCCAGCTCCGGGACGAGATCCAGAAGGACCGCACGGAACTGACGGACGAGGATTATGCCCGCTTCCCCGAGGTGGGCGAGCAGGACATCGAGGATGTGGTGGCGAGCTGGACGGGCATTCCCGTGAAGGCCCTGAAGGGCGACGAGAAGGCCAACCTGGTGAACATGGAGCCCAAGCTCAACGAGCGGGTCATCGGCCAGCCGGAGGCGGTGAGCGCCGTCGTCCGCGCCGTCCGCCGGGCCCGCACGGGCCTCAAGAATCCCAACCGGCCCATGGGCTCGTTCCTGTTCCTCGGCCCCACGGGCGTGGGCAAGACCGAACTGGCCAAAACCCTGGCGGCCTTCCTGTTCGGCGATCCCAAGAAGATGATCCGCTTCGACATGTCCGAGTACATGGAGAAGCACGAGGTCTCCAAGCTGCTCGGGGCCCCTCCGGGGTACGTGGGCTACGAGGAAGGCGGGATGCTCACAGACCGCATCCGGCGGAATCCGTACTGCGTCCTGCTGTTCGACGAGATCGAAAAGGCCCATCCCGACCTGATCAACATCCTGCTCCAGATCTTCGACGACGGGCAGGCATCGGACGCCTTCGGGAACCTGGTCGACTTCAAGAACACGATCATCATCATGACCTCCAACGTGGGCAGCCGCGAACTCCTGTCGGACAAGAACCTCGGTTTCGTCGAGCAGGACGGCCGTCCCGACGCCAAGACCGGCGACGCGATGAAGGTCCTCAAGCGGACCTTCCCGCCCGAGTTCCTGAACCGCATCGACGAGATCGTGGTGTTCAACCGCCTGGGCGACGACGAACTGCGCAAGATCGTCCGCCTGCTGGTGGAGGACCTGAACATCACCCTCCAGAAGCACAAGCTGTCGGTCACCCTGACGGACGCCGCGTGCGACTGGCTGGTGAAGACCACCCTGCGGGATCGCGCCTACGGCGCGCGTCCGCTCCGCCGGGCCATCCAGAAGCAGGTCGAGGATCCCCTCGCCGAGCTGATGGTGGGCCAGGAGATGATGCCCTCCGGCGCGGTGAATTTCGAGTTGGTGGACGGCAAGCTCGTTCCCACCCTGTCTGATTCCGGAGACGTGGCCCCTGGCCAGGAAACCCATCTGGTCGGAGCGCCTGAATGA
- a CDS encoding adenylosuccinate synthase, whose product MSLTRTNLAILGLQWGDEGKGKVVDLLSPRFQQVVRFQGGNNAGHTVVVDGQSIALHQVPSGALHPGCFLVVGNGVVLNLEVFQQELDRLRARGFDLAGRLLLSDKAHLILPHHIALDLWREGGANKIGTTGRGIGPAYEMKAGRMGVRLGDLLHPETLADRIRPGYEEVRLRLGEGSGLSSLEAIVDALLRTAEPFLSFIGDTQGHLLTAWERGDSILFEGAQATLLDIDHGTYPFVTSSNCSLGGLFTGTGLPPKALDRILGIAKAYTTRVGAGPFPAELHDALGDRLREVGREFGTTTGRPRRCGWFDAPITAHACRTNGVDGLAIMKLDVLDGLDEVGLIVGYRTGEGTVTTKLPSCAADWKGLKAEVKRFKGWASTRGITDHRQLPAEAQAYLEALAESVEVPVAYLSTGPDRHEGCVYPGTFLEPLLA is encoded by the coding sequence ATGAGCCTGACTAGGACCAACCTGGCGATCCTGGGCCTCCAGTGGGGTGACGAAGGCAAAGGCAAGGTCGTGGACCTGCTCAGCCCCCGCTTCCAGCAGGTGGTGCGCTTTCAGGGCGGCAACAATGCCGGCCACACCGTCGTCGTCGACGGCCAGAGCATCGCCCTCCACCAGGTGCCCAGCGGCGCCCTCCACCCCGGATGCTTCCTGGTGGTGGGCAACGGCGTCGTCCTGAACCTGGAGGTCTTCCAGCAGGAGCTGGACCGCCTCCGCGCGCGGGGCTTCGACTTGGCCGGCCGCCTTCTCCTTTCCGACAAGGCCCACCTGATCCTGCCCCACCACATCGCCCTGGACCTGTGGCGCGAAGGCGGCGCCAACAAGATCGGCACCACCGGTCGCGGCATCGGCCCCGCCTATGAGATGAAGGCCGGCCGGATGGGCGTGCGCCTCGGCGACCTGCTCCACCCCGAGACCCTGGCCGACCGGATCCGTCCCGGCTACGAGGAAGTCCGCCTGCGCCTCGGCGAAGGGAGCGGCCTGTCCTCCCTCGAGGCCATCGTCGACGCCCTCCTCCGCACCGCGGAGCCCTTCCTGTCCTTCATCGGCGACACCCAGGGCCACCTCCTCACGGCCTGGGAGCGCGGCGACAGCATCCTGTTCGAAGGCGCCCAGGCGACGCTCCTGGACATCGACCACGGAACGTATCCCTTCGTCACCTCCAGCAACTGCAGCCTGGGCGGCCTGTTCACAGGCACCGGCCTGCCCCCCAAGGCCCTCGACCGCATCCTGGGGATCGCCAAGGCCTACACCACCCGGGTGGGCGCCGGCCCCTTCCCCGCCGAGCTGCACGACGCGCTGGGCGACCGCCTGCGCGAAGTGGGCCGGGAGTTCGGCACCACCACCGGCCGGCCGCGCCGCTGCGGCTGGTTCGATGCCCCCATCACCGCCCACGCCTGCCGGACCAACGGCGTCGACGGCCTCGCCATCATGAAGCTGGACGTCCTCGACGGCCTGGATGAGGTGGGCCTCATCGTGGGCTACCGCACCGGCGAAGGCACGGTCACCACGAAGCTCCCCAGTTGCGCCGCCGACTGGAAGGGCCTGAAAGCCGAAGTGAAGCGCTTCAAGGGCTGGGCCAGCACCCGCGGGATCACCGACCACCGCCAACTCCCCGCCGAAGCCCAGGCCTACCTCGAAGCCCTCGCGGAAAGCGTGGAGGTTCCCGTCGCCTACCTCAGCACCGGCCCCGACCGCCACGAAGGCTGCGTCTACCCCGGAACCTTCCTCGAGCCGCTCCTGGCTTGA